The Oncorhynchus masou masou isolate Uvic2021 chromosome 13, UVic_Omas_1.1, whole genome shotgun sequence genomic interval atccacctgagtgtaatcaagtctccgtataaatgcacctgcactgtgatagtctcagaggtccgttaaaagcgcagagagcatcatgaagaacaaggaacacaccaggcaggtccgagatactgttgtgaagaagtttaaagccggatttggatacaaaaagttttcccaagctttaaacatcccaaggagcactgtgcaagcgataatattgaaatggaaggagtatcagaccactgcaaatctaccaagacctggccgtccctctaaactttcagctcatacaaggagaagactgatcagagatgcagccaagaggcccatgatcactctggatgaactgcagagatctacagctgaggtgggagactctgtccataggacaacaatcagtcgtatattgcacaaatctggcctttatggaagagtggcaagaagaaagccatttcttaaagatatccataaaaagtgttgtttaaagtttgccacaagccacctgggagacacaccaaacatgtggaagaaggtgctctggtcagatgaaaccaaaattgaactttttggcaacaatgcaaaacgttatgtttggcgtaaaaaacaacacagctcatcaccctgaacttaccatacccactgtcaaacatggtggtggcagcatcatggtttgggcctgctttttttcagcagggacagagaagatggttaaaattgatgggaagatggatggagccaaatacaggaccattctggaagaaaacctgatggagtctgcaaaagacctgagactgggacggagatttgtcttccaacaagacaatgatccaaaacataaagcaaaatctacaatggaatggttcaaaaataaacatatccaggtgttagaatggccaagtcaaagtccagacctgaatccaatcgagaatctgtggaaagaactgaaaactgctgttcacaaatgctctccatccaacctcactgagctcgagctgttttgcaaggaggaatgggaaagaaattcagtctctcgatgtgcaaaactgatagagacataccccaagcgacttacagctgtaatcgcagcaaaaggtggcgctacaaagtattaacttaagggggctgaataattttgcacgcccaatttttcagttttggatttgttaaaagtttgaaatatccaataaatgtcatcccacttgttgttgattcttcacataaaaatacagttttatatctttatgtttgaagcctgaaatgtggcaaaaggtcgcaaagttcaagggggccaaatactttcgcaaggcactgtatgcagaCAAGGTTGTCAAGCTTTCTGACGTGAGACAATGGGTGCCATTCTAATAATGTGATACCAGTTTTTGAAAGTATTTGACCCAAGTCTGCCAGTTAGAGAGATCATTTTTATAATTGCTGATTCATTTAACATTGAGCTACAGTCCTGTAATATTACAGCCCTGTAGCCAGTCAGTACCTTTAATTAAAAATAGAATACAAAAATTAcgagaaacatttttttttgaaaTAAATcacaataaataataatattagtGTTATGGACTAAATAAATTAGCAGCTAATGAATGCTGTAAACATCAAACATCAGATGTAAATTAAAACTGAACATGCAACAAATGCATTATTAAATATTATTCATAGTTTTGTTTACTGGAATTCTTGTAGATAGAAGTGTAATATGGAACGTTCAGGATCCAATCAGGAGCCTTCCCAGTAGTTTAGGAGCCAATCAGCAGCCTTCCCAATAGTTCAGGAGCCAATTAGCGCTCAGTAGTCTGACAACACTACGACCTATCATGCTACATAACGATGCTTGTGCAaatctctactctgtctctccacaAGTATGCTAACTTAAAATTAATGCTTGTTTCAAATATTAAAACTAGATACCGGTACTGTACATTAACAACCGTTGGAGGCTACCTGTCCTCTCAAAACTCCAGTTATGCCAGGCACATAAAATAAAGAAATCAAGTAGATCTGGCGGTAGGTAAAAAAAATAGGTAATGATTGTGGAGTGTCACATATTCACACGTTGCAAGGtcaccattcattcattcattcattcattccttcATCCAATTATTCATTCATCCCATTTTCTTATGTCGTTTCACCACTGACCACTAGGTGGTCAGCTAACACAGGACATACAggttgagtagagagagagatcaagtaAACTAATAAACTTGTAGTGTTCTCTGTAATAAAAGCATAAATATTTAGCATTGATAAATCGATCAATGTTCAGTACCTTTCAATGGCTGCCAGTCCATAAAGCCACATAATATTACAGTATCAGTAACAAGACTCCTGTTTGGAGTGTTACTCTGTCCAGTTTTTCATGATTTACTATCCTTCCCCTAACCTGTAACCAGTGCAAGTGGACTGAGAGAAGATTCCTGTTGCCCTGCTCACTGTCATTTTACTGTACCTGCATTTCACAGGTGCCGGTTCTCAAGCAGTATAACATTAGAGTTGCTGCTTTTTTGTACTGGTCAGCATTGGCCCACTTCAACcgttgacctctaacccctgaccccttaCTGCCAGGGTTCGCCCAGGGGCATCTTGGGAACGGTGATATGCATCTCCATTGGTCGGTCAGGGCCCGGGGGGCGGTCCCTCCTGTAGGATACCGTCTTCTCATTGGTCTTTGGGACGTGTGACAAACCCTAATGATACAACATGCACAGGCAATTAGAAACATGCACAcaagtgtgtttctgtgtgaagATAAGGTATTGGAGAATCTTACCTTGCCAGTGGGGTTGTATTGTTGATCAGTGGCGCCACCCTGTGGCAAAGATCGTCTGTGCAGGAGCAGCACCAGCACAGCCAGCATCACCAAGCCAGGGAGgaatgtcaacacacacacactgaggaaggTCCCCACATACCGCCTACTGGATACACactctggagacacacacacacacacaaagttgtgAGGACTTTATCTCTATCCATTGTAGTATATAGGGacacacagacccaacacacCAAAATTTGACCCTGAAATAGTTACAAAGTACCactatcctcacacacacacacacacacacacacacacacacacacacacacacacacacacacacacacacacacacacacacacacacacacacacacacacacacacaaagagagatcGGGCTCATCCTCAGACAAAGAGACTAAAGTTCTACTCTGACATTTATAACTGTTGCCATGGAAACTTGGCTTCCGCAACCGGGAGTGGGAGTGTTCGGGAATACAGGGGGGAGAggcgggagaagagagagagagagtggaggaggcaTGTGGGGTcggggacagaggggagagtgggaCACACAATGAATAGTGCTGTTTCTAGAGGTGGTGGGGTGCAATTGTTGCAACTTGCACTtacacagtgtgtgtatgtgtgtgcgcacatgtgtgtgtttgcacgtgtgtgtgtctcaccaggttGTGTGTTGAAATGTAGAAGAGTATTTCCTGAGACAAGTGCAGTGTGGAAGCGATAGTAACAGTTGTCTTTCttatacacacactgtctccaTACCTGGCCTAGTAGGActggaaagagagaaacagagagagagagagtgagtgagacacacacacacacacacagagagagagagagagagaatggagagtgaggagacagagaaaaTGAATGTTTATCCCATCAACTTTGATCAAGAGAAAGAGAATGAAATGAACAAATGTcgtttacaattttttttttttttgcagaccATAATgacatgtttgtgtgtgagtatgtgcttCTGTCTGGTATAACCCCTGACCCCATTCTACCTGTGACATCATTGACATAACCCACTAATGGGATGCAGGTATGGTTgcactccccagcctctctctgagACAGACCGTGAGACAAGTGACAGTCTATACacctcctgagagagagagagagagagagagagagagagagagagagagacagacagacagacagacagacaggagaagagaagagagagagagagagagagagagagagacagacagacaggagagagagagagagagagagagacagacagacagacaggagaagagaagagagagagagagagagagaatgattacCAGGGTGGTTGACATGACGGGACCGACCGCGTATGAACCCAGGTCATCAGAATGCACGGCACCAAACTGTGTTAGCCCGCTGAGCTGAAGCCTTACCAGTGTGACTGACAGGAGCTGTGGCAGGTGGGACATCTCTCACAAAATGCCCCGGAATATTGATGGTTGTCACACACAcatctgccacacacacacctgccacgCCCGCTGCATAGCAACCCGTTGTCGGACAGGCAGATTGCCGTAGAGACTGGGCACCTGCAGCTCTCTCCTGTCCAGCCCTCTTCACATACACAAtcaccagacacacacatacctcgccctaaaggagagagggagagagagagattgtagtCTACCACTTGTTACACAGTGTGAGTAAGTGAATAAGATTTAGCTCGTAAGATGTGAAATGTacattgtactgtatgtatgtgtgtgtgttggggttgtgCACAACGTGTGTGTATATTACCTCCACACAGTAGTCCATGTTGGTAGGGGCAGGAGTAGTCGTCCATCTGACAGTACTGTCCATACACTGTTCCTAGACTgttcctctcacacacacacttcccacacacacacactccccggcCGTTACAGTCCACCCCCGATCCCTCCGCACGACACTGCCGTGACCACTCCGGTCCGTGTGTGTGAGGCCGTGTGGGTGTGTGGTCTGGGTCTAGGTCCGGTCCGTGTGTGTGAGGCCGTGTGGGTGTGTGCTCTGGGTCTaggtccggtgtgtgtgtgtgagggcgtgTGGGTGTGTGCTCTGGGTCTaggtccggtgtgtgtgtgtgagggcgtgTGGGTGTGTGCTCTGGGTCTcggtccggtgtgtgtgtgtgcatgtcccgATTGTTCATGTCTTGATTATTACGGTCTGTATCTGGGGTGACCTCACCACACGTTGACTGATGTGTGGTATCGTCATGGCAATGCCAGTCCGGTCCACAGTGACAGCGACATCGTGAGTGAACCTTGATGATGGATGACTCATTGTAACCCACAGGCCTGACAAAGACCTGGACCACGTCGTCATCATCATCGTCAGGACAGGAGTGCAGACCGATGGTGATGTTGAAGTAGACCTGCAATAGAAATAGaatgagtggagaggagactggagtTAGAGTTTGAGTGAGCAGAGCTGAAATTCAACCTCAAGACATTGGCCCTATTCATACATTTAAAGGTAGACTCAACCATATGGCATCATCATACACAACAGGGTGATTTGCCTAAACAATCTTTCATGAGTCGGATGAATCCTAATTTACTTCAATGAGAGACTATGAGAAAATTCAGATTTTGCTCCTTAGATTATATACGCTGAAATAATATATCTGATAAAGGAGCTTTTCATAAACAATAACAACAGGTCAGCTGATAATCAAATGACAAGTTAATGTGTTGAGTCATAATCTACTCAGATTATTCACTAATATGCCTACCTCTgtaagaaacacacacatgcacacgcacatacacacaaacgTGCGCATGTGTACACACTCAGACCCACCGCCACTTGAcaagtgcgtgcgtgtgtgcgtgagtgtgcgtgcatgcgtgtgtgattgtgtgtgtgtgtgcgtgtaccgtCTGGTTGGGCTGGACGTTGGAGCAGCTGCGGTTGTCGTGGGATACAGATCCTtctggacagaggggagagacgcTGACCAGGAAACGGCTGAATGCTCTGTCCTCCACTGACACAGACACCTGGACAACTGACAACAACCTCtagaggagacagatggagagagtggtggaaagagagaaagagagggagagagagtggggtgggcAATGAggcaagaagaggaggagagcaggagaaaaAGGaaggacagagggtgagagagagggtgagggttatggagagagtgagggtgagggagagggttaTGGAGAAGGTtatggagagggtgagggagagggttaTGGAAAGGGaaaagggagagggtgagggcgAGGATGAAGGTGAGGGTtatggagaggggtgggggaggggtgaCGGAGGGGGTGAGGTAtatggagagggtgagggagagggtgagggcgAGGATGAAGGTGAGGGttatggagaggggtggaggaggggtggcGGAGGGGGTGAGGTATAtggagagggtgagggtgagggcgagGATGAAGGTGAGGATtatggagaggggtgggggaggggtggcGGAGGGGGTGAGGTATATGGAGAGGGTGAGGGCGAGGATGAAGGTGAGGATtatggagaggggtgggggaggggtggcGGAGGGGGTGAGGTATAtggagagggtgagggtgaggatgaaggtgagggagagagagagagaacaggttgtCACATGTTCTCAGAAAGCCTCCATTGTTCTCCGTTCCTCTGATCAATAGAGAGGCTGATGGGAAAAAGGCGGGTTCAAATATACGGTGGAGAAGAAAAGCCTTAATAATGCCAGGCTCTGTTCTGCggaactactgtgtgtgtgtgtgtgtgtgtgtgtgtgtgtgtgtgtgtgtgtgtgtgtgtgtgtgtgtgtgtgtgtgtgtgtgtgtgtgtgtgtaagtgcgtgtgtgtgtgtaagtgcgtgtgtgtgtgtaagtgcgtgtgtgtgtgtaagtgcgcgtgtgtgtgtgtaagtgcgtgtgtgagtgtgtgtacagacAGAGTGTGCAGATCTGTGGAGTTGGCAGATTCCCGTACAGAACAATGGTTTGTTCTGTGCCCCGGGGTGAGATAGATTATATTGAGCCATGCCAAACCTTCACCCTCCCCTTACTACACCACCCACCTAACAACATCCTGCTCCCACCAGTGGTTGttcttttctgtgtgtgtgtgtgttaccttgtatGCATCCACCACCACGTCTATAAGTTTGGGGGCCTGGAACAGAAGATTGGAGCCTGGTAGCAACCTGACCAACTCCTagaacaagagaaagagaaagagatagagatagagatagagaaatagaaagagatagagatagcgaaagagaaatagagagacaaagacagatatGTTAATTccagggatagagagaaagggacacCGAGTCTGGGGGACTCAGTTTGAGACCATGTTAATTCATTGGCGTGCGATGGGCTTGTGTGTGTTAGagctcagcagagagagagttaTGTGTGTAGAGAGATTACCTCATACCACTGATATTGTAGTTGTTCCACAGCAAAGAGAGAGTAGATGTGGTTCTCTAGAAGCTTCTCAGCCAACAGGCCTAAACTGGGGTGGTCCtaacagagacagatagacaagCTATGTtggtgttctctgtgtgtatgtgtgtgttcatcatgCGTTCATAGGTCTATAtaagtatgtgtgtttgtgtgcacgagTGTGTGTTCTCCCTGTGCATATAGGTGTTTGTGCACCTGCCTGTGCGAGTGTGTCTCACCATGGtagtgtgagtatgtgtgtgtctcaccatagtagtgtgtgtatgtgtgtgtctcaccatagtagtgtgtgtatgtgtgtgtctcaccatggcagtgtgtgtgtctcaccatagtagtgtgtgtatgtgtgtgtctcaccatggcagtgtgtgtatgtgtgtgtctcaccatggtagtgattgtatgtgtgtgtctcaccatggtagtgtgtgtatgtgtgtgtctcaccatagtagtgtgtgtatgtgtgtgtctcaccatggcagtgtgtgtatgtgtgtgtctcaccatggtagtgtgtgtatgtgtgtgtctcaccatagtagtgtgtgtatgtgtgtgtctcaccatggtagtgtgtgtatgtgtgtgtctcaccatagtagtgtgtgtatgtgtgtgtctcaccatggcagtgtgtgtatgtgtgtgtctcaccatggtagtgattgtatgtgtgtgtctcaccatggtagtgtgtgtatgtgtgtgtctcaccatggtagtgattgtatgtgtgtgtatgtgtgtgtctcgccatggtagtgtgtgtatgtgtgtgtctcaccatggtagtgtgtatgtgtgtgtctcaccatggtAGTGTGTATCTCAccctggtagtgtgtgtatgtgtgtgactcaccctggtagtgtgtgtatgtgtgtctctcatcatggaagtgtgtgtatgtgtgtgtctcatcatggtagtgtgtgtatgtgtgtgtatgtgtgtgtctcaccatggtagtgtgtatgtgtgtgtctcaccatggtagcgtgtatgtgtgtgtctcatcatggtagtgtgtgtatgtgtgtgtatgtgtgtgtctcaccctggtagtgtgtgtatgtgtgtgtctcatcatggaagtgtgtgtgtgtgtgtgtgtgtgtgtgtgtctcaccatggtAGTGCTCTCCATATAGACGTTGTTCTCCAGATGGCAGAGGCCATCGTGCGGTGTGACTATACCAGCCAGTCTGCTGTCCAACGCCAGGTGAGAAGGCTGGTCTGTCATCAACAACAACAGACGCTTGGCCTCCCCACGCCAACCCACCTCACCCtgatggagaaaaagagagaaagggagagagaggaggaaagaaagagagggtataggggaggtggaggagggagaaagaaagaaagaaagaaaaacagacagacagacagacagacagacagacagacagacagacagacagacagacagacagacagacagacagacagggagacagggagattcATCCATACTGTATTTTCATCTCATTGTCTATTCACCATTTCCTGATCAGTCAGGCAGGATAAGTCAATTCATTCTAAGCTACTGGAAAGAAAGGCTAATTAGAAAGTATAGCCTGCCATTCCACACTGATGGTGTCACCCGCTGTATGAGCTACTGGGAAAGAAAGTGAGGAGAGGACGGAGTGAGTGTGTCTACCCCCTGCAAGCTCTGACTCAGGTTATCTGAAGGGTCCTATTCCACATCGATGGTttcatccagtgtgtgtgtgtgtgtgtgtgtgtgtgtcatccccCAGTGATAGTGCCAGTAGATGCCAGCAGCACTACTCATTGCTGACCCAGCATGCCACCATtctccatgacacacacacacacacacacacacacacgcacacgcaggcacgcacacactcacacacacccctcttcAGTGAGTGACATCACCGCGAAGGTATGGGATGCCTTCTCGAAAGGGGGTCTGAGTCAAAGCATGCAGGGGCcaccaaacacacaaacacccacaccaacacaccaacacacccacaccaacacacccacacccacacacccacaccaacacacccacaccaacaccaacacagacacagacacagacacaccaacacaaacacaccaacacagacacaccaacacacccacaccaacacagacacaccaacacagacacagacacaccaacacacccacaccaacacacccacaccaacacacccacaccaacacagacacaccaacacacccacaccaacaccaacacagacacaccaacacagacacagacacacatgcagtcCCTACCTGACATACAGTAGCTTGGAGCATAGCGTCTAACCCTCCCTCTGGTGTGTCCATGTTCCCTGATATCCTCTGTCTCTTGATGATGCGTGTAAACTCTGACATGTTTGCTGTCATACTAAGAACATGATGGAAGCCATGGGCTGGGCGACACTTCACCTCATAGTCACTGAGGGAGATGGGTGcgggggggaggggtggagagagggagagtcactCATCATTGTAAGAATGAAGATACCTGTCATCCAGCAACTTGAAAGGGTTCTGTCAGTGAGTTGGTGTGTCTgagttggtgtgtctgtgtgtgtcccacCCTACCTGCAGGGGTTATTTATCTTAGAGGGGTGTACATTGATGTAGGGTGAGACAGGTTTGTCAACGAAGGAGCCGAACCCCAGACGCAAATCACTGGAATGTTCTCTCATACGGTGGGACAAGGCTACGCCCACCGTCTTCAGCTGCACCAATAGGGAAACATCAGGGAGATTTACAAACTGTACACCCAACCAATCACGGTAAAGAGTAAACACTTACCTAGTCAAGGTAAAAATACAAATGTCTTCATAAATCAATCTATTTCAGCTGAAATCGTATCAAAGTTTATTTCGATAATTAAAAGTGCTAAGAGTTGTGCTGTAAAAACATTATACTTCAGGTTATGTAGATAATATAGATCAGATCAGTCACTCACCTGGTCCAGGTTTTCCTGCATTGATGCTGATACGTCCACCAGGTAGTACAGATCAACAGGATACCTCTCTAACTGTTGTACTGCTACGATCACACTGgcctcagcacctacacacagtGTCATGTTTATTTGAAATAAAACAACCATTGGAATTATCACTCACCAGAGTTCTTGCAATGAAAGCAGCAGTAAAACTGGGATTCgccggcagtcatgagtcatgacggCAGTAAAACTCCATGTGACTGTTTAGTCTTAGTAATCTCCTCTCATTCACTCAGGACATGCTTTGGTAATACCCAACTCACTAACAACCATCAGGTCACTGATgagcctggtactcagggctctattgtccctccatcaggtcctaatggcctggtactcagggctctattgtcccttcaTCAGGTCACTAatagcctggtactcagggctctattgtccctccatcaggtcctaatggcctggtactcagggctctattgtcccttcaTCAGGTCACTAatagcctggtactcagggctctattgtccctccatcaggtcctaatggcctggtactcagggctctattgtcccacCATcaagtcctaatggcctggtactcagggctctattgtcccttcaTCAGGTCACTAatagcctggtactcagggctctattgtccctccatcaggtcctaatggcctggtactcagggctctattgtccctccatcaggtcctaatggcctggtactcagggctctattgtccctccatcaggtcctaatggcctggtactcagggctctattgtccctccatcaggtcctaatggcctggtactcagggctctatggtCCCTCCATCAAGTCataatgacctggtactcaggacTCTATTGTCCCGCCATCAGAACAGCTGTGTACCCTGAGGCAGGGAACAGAGCGCAAGCTTTTTTTGCTACAAATCATCAATAGCCTGTAGTCACGTCATGCAGCCTATaaatgttttgatttctaagacattctaaggtttgtatcattcagaACTAAAGTTACAAATAACTCTACATCTagcatataggacctgtttcaaatgatcacttttacaCTTAACATAGCCACTTAATATGAACACTGGCTCCAgaatgggaaaaatatcctttctattttattcagttcaattatattctt includes:
- the itgb8 gene encoding integrin beta-6, producing MTSWLHKYGYPSLHCVLLYVVLAANIIGGSSHSGERVCSSPPVSSCSECLRRGPQCAWCFEAGFLDGAEVGERCDLVGKLARRGCGLEFIEHPEVMVEVNATTSSTQVSPGEITLTLRPGAEASVIVAVQQLERYPVDLYYLVDVSASMQENLDQLKTVGVALSHRMREHSSDLRLGFGSFVDKPVSPYINVHPSKINNPCSDYEVKCRPAHGFHHVLSMTANMSEFTRIIKRQRISGNMDTPEGGLDAMLQATVCQGEVGWRGEAKRLLLLMTDQPSHLALDSRLAGIVTPHDGLCHLENNVYMESTTMDHPSLGLLAEKLLENHIYSLFAVEQLQYQWYEELVRLLPGSNLLFQAPKLIDVVVDAYKRLLSVVQVSVSVEDRAFSRFLVSVSPLCPEGSVSHDNRSCSNVQPNQTVYFNITIGLHSCPDDDDDDVVQVFVRPVGYNESSIIKVHSRCRCHCGPDWHCHDDTTHQSTCGEVTPDTDRNNQDMNNRDMHTHTPDRDPEHTPTRPHTHTPDLDPEHTPTRPHTHTPDLDPEHTPTRPHTHGPDLDPDHTPTRPHTHGPEWSRQCRAEGSGVDCNGRGVCVCGKCVCERNSLGTVYGQYCQMDDYSCPYQHGLLCGGRGMCVSGDCVCEEGWTGESCRCPVSTAICLSDNGLLCSGRGRCVCGRCVCDNHQYSGAFCERCPTCHSSCQSHWRCIDCHLSHGLSQREAGECNHTCIPLVGYVNDVTVLLGQVWRQCVYKKDNCYYRFHTALVSGNTLLHFNTQPECVSSRRYVGTFLSVCVLTFLPGLVMLAVLVLLLHRRSLPQGGATDQQYNPTGKGLSHVPKTNEKTVSYRRDRPPGPDRPMEMHITVPKMPLGEPWQ